In Malus sylvestris chromosome 16, drMalSylv7.2, whole genome shotgun sequence, the following are encoded in one genomic region:
- the LOC126607772 gene encoding GDP-mannose transporter GONST3-like isoform X2, translating into MGTGQCPQIHDPKLKESFEKSPQHDAYFPKFAAELAQFCEMLVMDLDRRVRRERERRHQEVEPALPHPLSSEKSEHLFVLEEKLKKLLEQVEVLGESSKMDETEVSVRKMSNKNGVENPQVGQGRQAQGGSSAPTLFGNIQPNWYSVIVQQISVYGIAAGYCLSASLLSIINKWAVVKFPYPGALTALQYFTSAMGVLVCGWLKLLEHDSLDLLTMWRFLPAAIIFYLSLFTNSELLLHANVNTFIVFRSVVPIFVAIGETLFLHQPWPSIRTWASLATIFGGSVIYVLTDYQFTVTAYSWALAYLVSMSIDFVYIKHVVMTIGLNTWGLVLHNNLEALLLFPIELLVMGELKKIKHEITDESDWYSLDVLLPVGLSCLFGLSISFFGFSCRRAISATGFTVLGIVNKLLTVVINLIIWDKHSTIVGTVGLLICMLGGVMYQQSTSNKPKVVNQVKTQETEEEQQKLVEMNTSLEQ; encoded by the exons ATGGGCACAG GACAGTGCCCTCAAATACATGACCCAAAGTTGAAAGAAAG TTTTGAGAAGTCACCACAGCATGATGCATATTTTCCCAAGTTTGCAGCCGAACTTGCTCAGTTTTGTGAGATGTTG GTTATGGATTTGGATAGAAGAGTAAGGCGTGAGCGAGAACGCCGTCATCAGGAGGTGGAACCTGCTCTACCACATCCACTGTCAAGTGAAAAGTCTGAACATTTGTTTGTTCTGGAGGAAAAGTTAAAGAAGTTGCTTGAACAAGTGGAGGTCCTTGGTGAATCCAGCAAGATGGATGAAACAGAAGTGTCCGTGAGAAAG ATGTCTAATAAAAATGGTGTGGAGAATCCTCAAGTTGGTCAGGGTCGTCAGGCCCAGGGTGGTTCAAGTGCTCCTACTCTCTTTGGTAATATCCAACCAAACTGGTACAGTGTCATAGTCCAACAAATCTCAGTCTATGGTATAGCTGCTGGTTATTGCTTGTCTGCCTCATTGCTTTCCATTATCAACAAATGGGCTGTCGTAAAATTTCCTTATCCTGGGGCACTAACTGCTTTACAGTATTTTACAAGTGCTATGGGGGTCCTTGTATGTGGCTGGCTTAAGTTGCTAGAACATGATTCGCTTGACCTTCTTACCATGTGGCGCTTCCTACCAGCAGCAATTATATTCTACCTCTCTCTCTTCACCAACAGTGAGCTCCTTCTTCATGCCAATGTCAACACTTTCATTGTCTTTCGTTCAGTTGTTCCAATCTTTGTTGCTATAGGAGAGACTCTCTTCTTACACCAGCCATGGCCATCAATTAGGACATGGGCCTCACTTGCCACAATTTTTGGGGGAAGTGTGATTTATGTGCTTACAGATTACCAGTTCACAGTCACGGCTTATAGTTGGGCTCTAGCTTACTTGGTAAGCATGTCGATAGATTTTGTCTACATAAAGCATGTAGTAATGACCATCGGCTTAAATACATGGGGTCTTGTACTGCATAACAATCTCGAGGCTCTTCTACTGTTTCCAATTGAACTACTAGTAATGggagaattgaagaagattaagcaTGAAATCACGGATGAATCAGATTGGTATTCTTTAGATGTGCTTTTGCCAGTGGGGTTATCTTGTTTATTTGGTTTAtccatctctttctttggattttcttGCCGAAGGGCAATTTCTGCAACTGGATTTACTGTTCTTGGTATAGTGAACAAGCTATTGACTGTTGTGATTAATCTGATTATTTGGGACAAGCATTCAACCATTGTTGGTACAGTGGGGCTGTTAATATGTATGCTAGGCGGTGTTATGTATCAGCAATCTACAAGCAACAAGCCTAAGGTTGTGAATCAGGTAAAAACACAAGAGACGGAGGAAgaacaacaaaaattagttGAGATGAACACCAGCTTAGAGCAATGA
- the LOC126607772 gene encoding GDP-mannose transporter GONST3-like isoform X1: MGTARNLTEEERKRGREITWDDKEVCGHYLVRFCPFDLFANTRSDLGQCPQIHDPKLKESFEKSPQHDAYFPKFAAELAQFCEMLVMDLDRRVRRERERRHQEVEPALPHPLSSEKSEHLFVLEEKLKKLLEQVEVLGESSKMDETEVSVRKMSNKNGVENPQVGQGRQAQGGSSAPTLFGNIQPNWYSVIVQQISVYGIAAGYCLSASLLSIINKWAVVKFPYPGALTALQYFTSAMGVLVCGWLKLLEHDSLDLLTMWRFLPAAIIFYLSLFTNSELLLHANVNTFIVFRSVVPIFVAIGETLFLHQPWPSIRTWASLATIFGGSVIYVLTDYQFTVTAYSWALAYLVSMSIDFVYIKHVVMTIGLNTWGLVLHNNLEALLLFPIELLVMGELKKIKHEITDESDWYSLDVLLPVGLSCLFGLSISFFGFSCRRAISATGFTVLGIVNKLLTVVINLIIWDKHSTIVGTVGLLICMLGGVMYQQSTSNKPKVVNQVKTQETEEEQQKLVEMNTSLEQ; the protein is encoded by the exons ATGGGCACAG CTCGTAATTTGAcggaggaagagagaaagagggggaGGGAAATTACTTGGGATGATAAGGAGGTCTGCGGGCACTATTTGGTTCGTTTTTGCCCGTTCGATCTCTTCGCCAATACTCGAAGCGATCTAG GACAGTGCCCTCAAATACATGACCCAAAGTTGAAAGAAAG TTTTGAGAAGTCACCACAGCATGATGCATATTTTCCCAAGTTTGCAGCCGAACTTGCTCAGTTTTGTGAGATGTTG GTTATGGATTTGGATAGAAGAGTAAGGCGTGAGCGAGAACGCCGTCATCAGGAGGTGGAACCTGCTCTACCACATCCACTGTCAAGTGAAAAGTCTGAACATTTGTTTGTTCTGGAGGAAAAGTTAAAGAAGTTGCTTGAACAAGTGGAGGTCCTTGGTGAATCCAGCAAGATGGATGAAACAGAAGTGTCCGTGAGAAAG ATGTCTAATAAAAATGGTGTGGAGAATCCTCAAGTTGGTCAGGGTCGTCAGGCCCAGGGTGGTTCAAGTGCTCCTACTCTCTTTGGTAATATCCAACCAAACTGGTACAGTGTCATAGTCCAACAAATCTCAGTCTATGGTATAGCTGCTGGTTATTGCTTGTCTGCCTCATTGCTTTCCATTATCAACAAATGGGCTGTCGTAAAATTTCCTTATCCTGGGGCACTAACTGCTTTACAGTATTTTACAAGTGCTATGGGGGTCCTTGTATGTGGCTGGCTTAAGTTGCTAGAACATGATTCGCTTGACCTTCTTACCATGTGGCGCTTCCTACCAGCAGCAATTATATTCTACCTCTCTCTCTTCACCAACAGTGAGCTCCTTCTTCATGCCAATGTCAACACTTTCATTGTCTTTCGTTCAGTTGTTCCAATCTTTGTTGCTATAGGAGAGACTCTCTTCTTACACCAGCCATGGCCATCAATTAGGACATGGGCCTCACTTGCCACAATTTTTGGGGGAAGTGTGATTTATGTGCTTACAGATTACCAGTTCACAGTCACGGCTTATAGTTGGGCTCTAGCTTACTTGGTAAGCATGTCGATAGATTTTGTCTACATAAAGCATGTAGTAATGACCATCGGCTTAAATACATGGGGTCTTGTACTGCATAACAATCTCGAGGCTCTTCTACTGTTTCCAATTGAACTACTAGTAATGggagaattgaagaagattaagcaTGAAATCACGGATGAATCAGATTGGTATTCTTTAGATGTGCTTTTGCCAGTGGGGTTATCTTGTTTATTTGGTTTAtccatctctttctttggattttcttGCCGAAGGGCAATTTCTGCAACTGGATTTACTGTTCTTGGTATAGTGAACAAGCTATTGACTGTTGTGATTAATCTGATTATTTGGGACAAGCATTCAACCATTGTTGGTACAGTGGGGCTGTTAATATGTATGCTAGGCGGTGTTATGTATCAGCAATCTACAAGCAACAAGCCTAAGGTTGTGAATCAGGTAAAAACACAAGAGACGGAGGAAgaacaacaaaaattagttGAGATGAACACCAGCTTAGAGCAATGA
- the LOC126607772 gene encoding GDP-mannose transporter GONST3-like isoform X3 — protein MLVMDLDRRVRRERERRHQEVEPALPHPLSSEKSEHLFVLEEKLKKLLEQVEVLGESSKMDETEVSVRKMSNKNGVENPQVGQGRQAQGGSSAPTLFGNIQPNWYSVIVQQISVYGIAAGYCLSASLLSIINKWAVVKFPYPGALTALQYFTSAMGVLVCGWLKLLEHDSLDLLTMWRFLPAAIIFYLSLFTNSELLLHANVNTFIVFRSVVPIFVAIGETLFLHQPWPSIRTWASLATIFGGSVIYVLTDYQFTVTAYSWALAYLVSMSIDFVYIKHVVMTIGLNTWGLVLHNNLEALLLFPIELLVMGELKKIKHEITDESDWYSLDVLLPVGLSCLFGLSISFFGFSCRRAISATGFTVLGIVNKLLTVVINLIIWDKHSTIVGTVGLLICMLGGVMYQQSTSNKPKVVNQVKTQETEEEQQKLVEMNTSLEQ, from the exons ATGTTG GTTATGGATTTGGATAGAAGAGTAAGGCGTGAGCGAGAACGCCGTCATCAGGAGGTGGAACCTGCTCTACCACATCCACTGTCAAGTGAAAAGTCTGAACATTTGTTTGTTCTGGAGGAAAAGTTAAAGAAGTTGCTTGAACAAGTGGAGGTCCTTGGTGAATCCAGCAAGATGGATGAAACAGAAGTGTCCGTGAGAAAG ATGTCTAATAAAAATGGTGTGGAGAATCCTCAAGTTGGTCAGGGTCGTCAGGCCCAGGGTGGTTCAAGTGCTCCTACTCTCTTTGGTAATATCCAACCAAACTGGTACAGTGTCATAGTCCAACAAATCTCAGTCTATGGTATAGCTGCTGGTTATTGCTTGTCTGCCTCATTGCTTTCCATTATCAACAAATGGGCTGTCGTAAAATTTCCTTATCCTGGGGCACTAACTGCTTTACAGTATTTTACAAGTGCTATGGGGGTCCTTGTATGTGGCTGGCTTAAGTTGCTAGAACATGATTCGCTTGACCTTCTTACCATGTGGCGCTTCCTACCAGCAGCAATTATATTCTACCTCTCTCTCTTCACCAACAGTGAGCTCCTTCTTCATGCCAATGTCAACACTTTCATTGTCTTTCGTTCAGTTGTTCCAATCTTTGTTGCTATAGGAGAGACTCTCTTCTTACACCAGCCATGGCCATCAATTAGGACATGGGCCTCACTTGCCACAATTTTTGGGGGAAGTGTGATTTATGTGCTTACAGATTACCAGTTCACAGTCACGGCTTATAGTTGGGCTCTAGCTTACTTGGTAAGCATGTCGATAGATTTTGTCTACATAAAGCATGTAGTAATGACCATCGGCTTAAATACATGGGGTCTTGTACTGCATAACAATCTCGAGGCTCTTCTACTGTTTCCAATTGAACTACTAGTAATGggagaattgaagaagattaagcaTGAAATCACGGATGAATCAGATTGGTATTCTTTAGATGTGCTTTTGCCAGTGGGGTTATCTTGTTTATTTGGTTTAtccatctctttctttggattttcttGCCGAAGGGCAATTTCTGCAACTGGATTTACTGTTCTTGGTATAGTGAACAAGCTATTGACTGTTGTGATTAATCTGATTATTTGGGACAAGCATTCAACCATTGTTGGTACAGTGGGGCTGTTAATATGTATGCTAGGCGGTGTTATGTATCAGCAATCTACAAGCAACAAGCCTAAGGTTGTGAATCAGGTAAAAACACAAGAGACGGAGGAAgaacaacaaaaattagttGAGATGAACACCAGCTTAGAGCAATGA